A single window of Pogoniulus pusillus isolate bPogPus1 chromosome 11, bPogPus1.pri, whole genome shotgun sequence DNA harbors:
- the FBF1 gene encoding fas-binding factor 1, translated as MLCADADPLPVPQVSLGTHSFPRPSRTIVALLPALPGSRAVPQLKAERSGAERSQRAAAAARGPGFRAGRGLHFPWPRERKGRGWLPSRDLPFCGAGGGSSRSRALPGRAPGGQRGRRYRARGDAGRGRGLPRDGTPLAPARSAAGRGVKAAAGARATGCGGADAELGSPGVTLQSDFLVRRWNGLPRAVVESPSLEAAKPSKKTRGSTDDILEELLGYDVHVLFLDDTPVKSARASQPSGINSGRAWGANVQASKKSFLEDDFFSKLPAKDIKDEEASSASNVDSEALLQTLKDMDDMDADLLGLSKPSSGAGKTAGKGPGKCDPSGGGVKSTGKPPPAEKGEPVPLEKKPLSSPSASQQHKKSNFEDLDDPLPGLSSNEEQDAPKKLAPAGTKSSSDKKPDQSKEKEPPQTPQHTAAPARRRAELTFEDDGDDLMDALGFGSGPKDEKQGKKAEEEELRPARSKLEELLGRGSVAKVLEQPSVGEHREFKLDKKYQKQPEKEEDLDKEDFVFGAYQPTVASVPKATARRQSVRFSAENSSEPKPEPHAKAPPPPASQSPVRSRRSGSDWLGLKDEDFLDSEPPSPGKASPVVCHPSPAAAGQPSSASQLWAAEEAAAKPEAPEEENWLAAALARKKAQVQAKAQERNAKPVEVPGGGLDPLSSVSQPATSTAAPQQAAAQQEDKTASTDGSGQLLPWLSTSKQAPAHPLEAVRGEPSRDISISAWFPGEQETQDPAPVTQVATPRTHLQAAPRLQAESPALGSLHERRLGAATAQGSEDASGCQAALLGSQARVVELESQVRMLELERTQHKLLLESLQKRHQEDLELLENAHRSQVKVVEETYGQREERLRREKEQLMAQLLSQSQEAEQARAELLAQHQQRLAALEQQSTLELERVRELQRVSVQEMRKDHEEQLQRLQRLKEQEISAVTSATAHARSLNGVVEQIEKFSSDLHDLFHKIEAMHHSTSQELATEARQRDKQLKVLQDRLLQQQRDMEEERSRLQEVIAKMEARLSEQARLLEQERWKAAAEQSKVESLQRSLEEQRRATSHQLSMERAELERAKSSLLEEQKSVMQKCSEERRKLAAEWAEFHTQQQLSKERMERDMDRALQMDSHREGTIISLAKEQAVLKIRDHELKAREEQLAKDRELLDKAWQELRLEKEKANVAALRIRQREEEIKSVTKLSSQKYEEGERALREARRIESKDQSRLQAVQQQWEQLKQQEQQLQQERLSMAQQRRQLEQLREELSLTMNQDISTPMKGLSSTLSPLNAAASHGQVYVPDFPRVVRHSPGCIGETLATASPDELQVKLLLLKHRAQQDRAFLEDEQFFLETLKEASYNTSSLSG; from the exons ATGCTTTGTGCTGACGCCGACCCGCTGCCCGTCCCCCAGGTCTCCTTGGGCACCCACAGCTTCCCGAGGCCAAGCAGGACAATCGTGgcgctgctcccagccctgccgggGTCCCGGGCGGTGCcgcagctgaaggcagagcggagcggagcggagcggagccagcgagcggcggcggctgccCGGGGCCCTGGTTTCCGGGCCGGGCGGGGACTACATTTCCCATGGCCCCGTGAGAggaagggcaggggctggctgccGAGCCGGGATTTGCCCTTTTGCGGGGCCGGTGGCGGGAGCAGCCGCAGCCGGGCCCTGCCGGGGCGGGCACCCGGCGGGCAGCGGGGCCGGAGGTACCGGGCGCGGGGGGATGCGGGCAGGGGCCGGGGGCTGCCGCGGGACGGAACACCGCTCGCACCGGCCCGGAGCGCTGCGGGTCGCGGGGTGAAAGCGGCAGCTGGTGCCAGGGCAACGGGATGCGGCGGAGCGGACGCGGAGCTCGGGAGCCCGGGG GTTACTTTGCAGAGTGACTTCTTGGTCAGGcgttggaacgggctgcccagggcggtggtggagtcaccatccctggag GCTGCAAAACCCAGTAAAAAAACAAGAG GCTCTACTGATGACATCCTTGAAGAGCTCCTGGGATATGATG TCCATGTCTTGTTTCTAGATGACACCCCTGTTAAATCTGCTAGAGCTTCCCAGCCATCTGGAATCAACAGTGGGAGAGCCTGGGGTGCCAACGTGCAGGCCAGCAAGAA GTCCTTTCTAGAGGATGATTTCTTCAGCAAACTGCCTGCAAAGGACATCAAAGATGAAGAG gcatccagtgCCTCCAACGTGGACtcagaagctctgctgcagacctTGAAG GATATGGATGACATGGATGCTGATCTCTTGGGATTATCAAAACCCAGTTCTGGGGCAGGGAAGACAGCAGGGAAAGGGCCTGGGAAATGTGACCCCTCGGGAGGAGGAGTGAAAAGCACAGGGAAGCCACCGCCTGCCGAGAAGG GAGAGCCTGTACCTTTGGAGAAGAAGCCACTCTCAtccccctctgcttcccaacAGCACAAGAAATCAAACTTTGAAG ATTTAGATGATCCTTTGCCAGGGCTTTCATCTAATGAGGAGCAGGATGCTCCCAAGAAGCTGGCTCCAGCTGGCACTAAAAGCAGCTCTGACaagaaaccagaccagagcaaagagaaag AGCCACCCCAGACACCCCAGCACACCGCAGCCCCAGCCCGCAGGAGGGCTGAGCTCACCTTTGAAGATGATGGTGATGACCTGATGGATGCACTGGGATTTGGCAGTGGCCCCAAAGACGAGAAGCagggaaagaaggcagaaga AGAGGAGCTACGACCAGCCCGCTCCAAGCTGGAGGAGTTGCTGGGACGAGGCTCTGTGGCCAAAGTCCTGGAGCAGCCAAGTGTGGGAGAGCACAGGGAGTTCAAACTGGATAAGAAGTACCAAAAGCAGCCAG agaaggaagaggatttGGACAAGGAGGATTTTGTCTTTGGAGCCTACCAGCCCACGGTGGCCTCCGTGCCCAAGGCCACAGCAAGGAGACAGTCTGTGAG GTTTTCAGCTGAGAACAGCAGTGAACCAAAACCAGAGCCCCACGCCaaagctcctcctcctccagccagccAGAGCCCTGTGCGGAGCAGGAGGTCTGGAAGTGACTGGCTGGGCTTGAAAGATGAGGATTTCCTGGACTCAGAGCcaccatctccagggaaggcCAGCCCCGTGGTGTgccaccccagccctgctgcagctgggcagcccagctctgccagccagctgtgggctgcagaagaggcagcagctaagcctgaggcaccagaggaggagaactggctggctgctgccttggcTCGCAAGAAAGCCCAAGTGCAGGCCAAGGCCCAGGAGAGAAATGCCAAGCCTGTGGAGGTCCCAGGTGGAGGGCTGGATCCCCTCTCTTCTGTCAG CCAGCCTGCCACCTccactgcagcaccacagcaggcagctgcccagcaggaggACAAGACAGCCAGCACAGATGGCTCTGG gcagctgcttccctggctCAGCACCAGCAAACAAGCCCCAGCTCACCCACTGGAGGCTGTGAGAGGTGAACCTTCCAGAGACATCAGCATCTCAG CCTGGTtcccaggagagcaggagaCACAGGACCCTGCCCCAGTCACTCAG GTTGCCACCCCGAGGACACATCTCCAGGCTGCCCCACGGCTGCAG gcagagtctccagctctgggctcgctgcatgagaggaggctgggggctgccacAGCCCAAGGCTCCGAGGATGCATCAGGCTGTCAGGCAGCGCTGCTCGGCTCCCAGGCCCGTGTGGTGGAGCTGGAGAGCCAG GTCCggatgctggagctggagcggacacagcacaagctgctgctggagagtctCCAGAAGCGGCatcaggaggacctggagctCCTTGAGAATGCCCACAG gagccaggtgaaggtggtggaggagaCCTACGGGCAGcgggaggagaggctgcggcgggagaaggagcagctgatggctcAGCTGCTGTCGCAGAGCCAGGAGGCGGAGCAGGCgcgggcagagctgctggcacagcaccagcagcgCCTGGCTgcactggagcagcagagcacgctggagctggagagggtgcgagagctgcagag ggtGTCTGTCCAGGAGATGCGCAAAGACCacgaagagcagctccagcggCTGCAGCGGCTGAAGGAGCAGGAGATCAGCGCAGTGACCAGTGCCACAGCACATGCCAG gtccCTGAATGGTGTTGTGGAGCAGATTGAGAAGTTCTCCAGTGACCTGCACGACCTCTTCCACAAGATAGAGGCCATGCACCACAGCACCTCCCAGGAGCTGGCCACGGAGGCACGGCAGCGGGACAAGCAGCTCAAGG tgctccaggacAGGctgttgcagcagcagagggacatggaggagGAGCGGAGCAGACTCCAGGAGGTGATCGCTAAAATGGAGGCCCGGCTGAGCGAGCAGGCtcggctgctggagcag GAGCGATGGAAGGCAGCGGCAGAGCAATCCAAAGTGGAATCGCTGCAGCGCTCGCTGGAGGAGCAGCGCCGAGCCACGAGCCACCAGCTCTCCatggagagagcagagctggagagggcgAAG agctctctgctggaggagcagaagtCAGTGATGCAGAAGTGCTCAGAGGAGCGACggaagctggcagctgagtgggCTGAGTTtcacacccagcagcagctgagcaaggAGCGGATGGAGCGGGACATGGACCGAGCCCTGCAGATGGACTCCCACAGAGAGGGCACCATCATAAGCCTGGCCAAG gagcaggcagtgctgaagaTCCGGGACCATGAGCTGAAAGctagggaggagcagctggcaaaggacagggagctgctggacaaggcctggcaggagctgaggctAGAGAAGGAGAAGGCAAACGTGGCTGCGCTGCGCATCCGGCAGCGGGAGGAGGAGATCAAAAGCGTGACCAAG CTCTCGTCCCAGAAGTATGAGGAAGGGGAGCGAGCCCTGCGGGAGGCGCGCAGGATAGAGTCCAAggaccagagcaggctgcaggctgtgcagcagcagtgggagcagctgaagcagcaggaacagcaactgcagcag gagcgGCTGAGCATGGCTCAGCAGAGGAGACAGCTCGAACAGCTGCGTGAGGAGCTGTCACTGACCATGAACCAGGACATCAGCACCCCTATGAAAGGCCTCTCCAGCACTCTGT CTCCTCTCAATGCAGCAGCATCACACGGCCAGGTTTATGTTCCAGACTTTCCACGTGTTGTCAGGCACAGCCCTGGATGTATTGGGGAAACCCTGGCCACAGCCAGCCCCGACGAGCTCCAAGTCAAACTGCTGTTGCTGAAGCACAGGGCCCAGCAG GACCGTGCTTTCTTAGAGGATGAGCAGTTCTTCCTGGAGACCCTGAAGGAAGCATCCTACAACACTTCATCTCTGTCAGGCTGA
- the MRPL38 gene encoding large ribosomal subunit protein mL38, producing MQAARTMAAPLLSAVLRGTRAFGTAAALCRRAAPLGPMPNEDIDVSKLETLEKYRCFRRYFRLAEKESRQPHWWKSYRHYTCPQPEPQTDISLPRAKQPRSKEVKERKRILKENRQNAEMERAARLRTALVPLDEVRAEWERTSGPFHKQRLAEHCGLFRDLFKGAIFTPRVALRVEYSQEDEYLVPVYYGNMVTPSEAARAPAVSYEADKDSLWTLLLTNLDGHLRDTDSEYLHWLVTNIPGNDIKLGKEICHYFPPFPAMGTGYHRFVFLLFKQDHAIDFSEDARPMPCHSLKMRTFSTFDFYRKHEDAMTPAGLAFFQCQWDSSVTWVFHQLLNMREPVFEFVRPPVYHPPQVKFPRHQPLRYLDRYRDTQEPTYGIY from the exons ATGCAGGCGGCGCGCACCATGGCGGCGCCCTTGCTGAGCGCGGTGCTGCGGGGGACGCGGGCCTTCGGCACCGCCG CGGCGCTCTGCAGGCGGGCAGCCCCGCTGGGGCCGATGCCCAACGAGGACATCGATGTCAGCAAGTTGGAGACGTTGGAAAAGTACCGCTGCTTCAGGCGGTATTTCAGGCTGGCGGagaaggagagcaggcagcCGCACTGGTGGAAATCCTACCGGCACTACACCTGCCCCCAGCCAG AGCCCCAGACCGACATCAGCCTGCCGCGCGCCAAGCAGCCGCGGTCCAAGGAggtgaaggagagaaagaggatcCTGAAGGAGAACCGCCAGAATGCTGAGATGGAAAGAGCGGCGCGGCTCCGGACTG CGCTGGTCCCCCTGGATGAGGTCAGAGCGGAGTGGGAGCGGACCAGCGGCCCCTTCCACAAGCAGCGCCTGGCGGAGCACTGCGGCCTCTTCCGTGACCTCTTCAAAGGAGCCATCTTCACCCCCAGGGTTGCCTTGAGGGTGGAGTACAGCCAAGAGGATGAGTACCTCGTGCCAGTCTACTATGGGaacatggtgactccatcagAG gctgccagggccCCTGCAGTGTCGTATGAGGCAGATAAAGACTCTCTCTGGACTTTGTTGCTCACAAATCTGG ATGGACATTTAAGAGACACAGACTCAGAGTACCTCCACTGGCTGGT AACAAACATCCCAGGCAATGACatcaagctggggaaggagatcTGCCATtactttccccccttccctgccatgggaactGGCTACCATCGCTttgtcttcctcctcttcaagcAAGACCATGCCATAGATTTCAGTGAAGATGCTCGACCCATGCCCTG CCACAGCCTGAAGATGAGAACCTTCAGCACATTTGACTTCTACAGAAAGCATGAGGATGCAATGACCCCAGCAGGGTTGGCCTTCTTCCAGTGCCAGTGGGACAGCTCTGTTACCTGGGTCTTCCATCAGCTGCTCA ACATGAGGGAGCCTGTGTTCGAGTTCGTGCGGCCGCCTGTTTACCACCCTCCACAGGTGAAGTTCCCACGCCACCAGCCCCTGAGGTACCTGGACAGATACCGAGACACCCAGGAGCCCACCTATGGCATTTACTAG